The DNA sequence TCCTTGCCCATCGCCATGACTTGGTACACGCATCTCAAGCTCGGTGTGAAGCTGTTGACGTCGTTCTCGGCACTGGTCGCCATCACGGCCTTTGTTGGGGTCTTCTCCGTGCTCAAAATGAAGACGGTCAATGACCAGTCAACGATCATCGCCGACAACTGGTTGCCCAGCGTCGAAAAGACCTCGGCGATGAACACGGCGACGTCGGACATCCGGATTGCGCAGTTTCTGCATGTGGTCTCGACCACTGATGAAGCCATGAGCGGTGCCGAGAAGGACATCGCGACGTTGACCAAGTCGCTCGACTCGATTGGCACCGAGTACGCGCCGCTGATTTCGAGCGACGCGGAACGCGCCTTGTACGATCGGTTCACGGCCCGGTGGAAGGAGTACA is a window from the Gemmatimonadaceae bacterium genome containing:
- a CDS encoding MCP four helix bundle domain-containing protein: MTWYTHLKLGVKLLTSFSALVAITAFVGVFSVLKMKTVNDQSTIIADNWLPSVEKTSAMNTATSDIRIAQFLHVVSTTDEAMSGAEKDIATLTKSLDSIGTEYAPLISSDAERALYDRFTARWKEYTAEPPRVWRRLG